Proteins encoded together in one Planctomyces sp. SH-PL14 window:
- a CDS encoding AAA family ATPase: protein MSEHHEWLRAVEKNISQAILGKSDVIRLALVALLAEGHLLIEDAPGVGKTSLAKAIAHTLGCKFTRLQCTPDMLPGDILGTSVFLPNKGEFEFRPGPLFTNLLLTDEINRTTPRTQSALLEAMMERQISIDGQTYKLPRPFMVLATQNPLEFEGTYPLPENQLDRFMLCLEVGYPDREAEKNALINHRHGEPSDELHAILTPERLIELQTLTHHVRVDDAINDYILDIVAATRKHSELTLGVSTRGAITFSKAVQGLALVEGRDYVIPDDVKRMAIPVLAHRVIGRGVIREGQRDRTRAVVRQILDSVPVPK, encoded by the coding sequence GTGAGCGAGCATCATGAGTGGTTGCGGGCCGTTGAGAAGAACATCTCGCAGGCGATTCTGGGAAAGTCAGATGTCATTCGCCTGGCTCTCGTCGCCCTGCTGGCGGAAGGGCACCTGCTGATTGAAGACGCCCCCGGCGTGGGGAAGACGTCGCTTGCCAAGGCGATCGCGCACACGCTGGGCTGCAAGTTCACCCGTCTTCAGTGCACGCCCGACATGCTCCCGGGGGACATCCTCGGGACGAGCGTGTTCCTCCCCAACAAGGGGGAGTTCGAGTTCCGCCCGGGGCCGCTGTTCACGAACCTGCTCCTGACCGACGAAATCAACCGCACCACGCCGCGAACCCAGAGCGCGCTGCTGGAAGCGATGATGGAGCGGCAGATCTCGATCGACGGGCAGACCTACAAGCTCCCCCGCCCTTTCATGGTGCTGGCGACGCAGAACCCGCTCGAGTTCGAGGGGACCTACCCGCTGCCGGAGAACCAGCTCGACCGGTTCATGCTCTGCCTGGAGGTCGGGTATCCGGACCGTGAGGCGGAGAAGAACGCCCTTATCAACCACCGGCACGGCGAACCGTCCGACGAGCTGCACGCGATCCTGACTCCCGAGCGGCTGATCGAGCTGCAGACCCTGACGCATCACGTCCGGGTGGACGACGCGATCAACGACTACATCCTCGACATCGTCGCCGCGACGCGGAAGCACAGCGAGCTCACGCTTGGCGTCAGCACCCGCGGAGCGATCACGTTCTCGAAGGCGGTCCAGGGGCTGGCGCTGGTCGAAGGGCGGGACTATGTGATTCCCGACGACGTGAAGCGGATGGCGATCCCGGTGCTGGCCCACCGCGTGATCGGCCGCGGCGTGATCCGCGAGGGGCAGCGGGACCGGACGCGGGCGGTCGTCCGTCAGATTCTCGATTCGGTCCCGGTTCCGAAGTAG
- a CDS encoding ABC transporter permease, translated as MYKLLLALRYLRTRFIALASIISVMLGVATMIVVNSVMTGFSTQMKDRIRGIRSDICVQTMSTDGIEDPVGLMKEIEEAAGQHIAAMTPSVEVYGMMSFNWYGRDCPRPVTIVGIVPETKELVSPLRPFLASRRAPGAEAGPATVLKDPNAPLSWDLSEQALHNRKKWLDSTRMRQQFQAQSQSEDVPVGPAVEAASAVGENPFTDTPDAGGNPFGAPPESAAPADPYAAQPARIFVAEGLVSFHNPDKETGKQTTTMMVEPGTDVNLTTYKAGTPQPGSMSATVVDIFRCGMSEYDSSLVFCNLEELQRVRGMLLPMPGQGTNHGDWRQGSVTNIQIKLKDYANAPMVVEKLRRSLDLGLLNVRTWEQEQGPLLQAVEIEAAILNVLLFLIIAVAGFGILAIFYMIVVEKTKDIGILKALGATSHGVMSIFLSYGLSLGIVGSGVGVLLGLGIVHYINEVEMVVSWFMGHKVFDENIYYFHEIPTKVTPTMVFWVAFGAIVIAILASVLPARYASRLHPVQALRYE; from the coding sequence ATGTACAAACTGCTTCTGGCATTACGCTATCTCCGCACCCGCTTCATCGCACTGGCCAGCATCATCAGCGTGATGCTCGGCGTGGCGACGATGATCGTCGTCAACAGCGTGATGACCGGCTTCAGCACGCAGATGAAAGACCGCATCCGCGGCATCCGCTCCGACATCTGCGTCCAGACCATGTCGACCGACGGTATCGAAGACCCCGTCGGTCTCATGAAAGAAATCGAAGAGGCGGCTGGCCAGCACATCGCCGCCATGACCCCCTCGGTCGAAGTCTACGGCATGATGTCGTTCAACTGGTACGGGCGCGACTGTCCACGACCGGTCACGATCGTCGGCATCGTCCCCGAGACCAAGGAACTCGTCAGCCCCCTTCGCCCCTTCCTGGCCAGCCGCCGCGCCCCGGGCGCCGAGGCGGGTCCGGCAACGGTGCTTAAGGATCCCAACGCACCTCTCTCCTGGGACCTCTCGGAGCAGGCCCTCCACAACCGCAAGAAGTGGCTCGATTCGACCCGGATGCGGCAGCAGTTCCAGGCACAGTCCCAGAGTGAGGATGTGCCGGTCGGCCCCGCCGTCGAGGCTGCCTCGGCGGTCGGTGAGAATCCATTCACAGACACTCCCGATGCGGGCGGAAATCCCTTTGGGGCGCCTCCCGAGTCGGCAGCCCCGGCCGACCCCTATGCCGCGCAGCCGGCACGGATCTTCGTCGCCGAGGGACTCGTCAGCTTCCACAACCCGGACAAAGAGACCGGCAAGCAGACCACCACCATGATGGTCGAGCCCGGCACGGACGTGAACCTGACGACCTATAAAGCGGGGACGCCCCAGCCGGGAAGCATGTCGGCCACGGTCGTCGACATCTTCCGCTGCGGGATGAGCGAGTACGACTCGAGCCTCGTCTTCTGCAACCTCGAAGAGCTCCAGCGGGTCCGCGGGATGCTCCTCCCCATGCCGGGGCAGGGGACCAACCACGGCGACTGGCGGCAGGGCTCCGTCACGAACATCCAGATCAAACTCAAGGACTACGCCAACGCGCCGATGGTCGTCGAAAAGCTCCGCCGGTCCCTCGACCTCGGGCTGCTCAACGTCCGGACCTGGGAACAGGAGCAGGGACCGCTGCTGCAGGCGGTCGAAATCGAAGCGGCGATCCTGAACGTGCTGCTGTTCCTGATCATCGCCGTGGCCGGGTTCGGCATCCTGGCGATCTTCTACATGATCGTCGTCGAGAAGACGAAGGACATCGGAATCCTCAAGGCCCTCGGAGCGACCTCGCACGGGGTCATGTCGATCTTCCTCTCCTACGGCCTTTCGCTGGGGATCGTCGGGAGCGGCGTGGGGGTGCTGCTGGGCCTCGGGATCGTGCATTACATCAACGAGGTCGAGATGGTCGTCTCGTGGTTCATGGGACATAAGGTGTTCGACGAGAACATCTACTACTTCCACGAGATCCCGACCAAGGTGACCCCCACGATGGTCTTCTGGGTCGCGTTCGGCGCGATCGTGATCGCGATCCTCGCCAGCGTCCTCCCGGCCCGCTACGCCTCGCGGCTGCACCCGGTCCAGGCGTTGCGATACGAGTAA
- a CDS encoding PVC-type heme-binding CxxCH protein gives MSPARLSSSLLALLLLAQVPAFGQKIAVPRRHDRPPGPALTPEQAVQRMTVPEGFHVEIVASEPDVVNPVAMFIDEKGRFWVTESFEYPRREPGPGRDRIKVLEDTDDDGKVDKVTIFAEGLNIPSGIAVGYGGVWVANAPDLLFLQDTDGDLKADKTEVLVSGFGRTDTHELPNSLTWGPDGWLYGLNGVFNYCDVHYGPKNPNFKADHPGWKFTCAVWRIHPRTKEFQIWAEGTSNPWGIAFNDDGEMFLSACVIDHLWHMTETGYYIRQGGPYPPHTWPIGSIVKHKHQKAAYCGITWFDSDCYPEPYRNVLYMGNIHGGCINADILARNGSTYAGKPHPGFPAKTGAFDLPDNTIAKTGDEKSPKLADLLTANDPWFMPVVQKTGPDGCLYILDWYDRYHCYQDANADPDGIDRGNGRLYRLVYGERKKPAVRDLATLEPTKLADAALNGGNEYVRETARQILAEKLSAKDAGSKPALDLLHATVANPKAPQAKRLRALWTLASGEKLLAADDLTLAMETRDVVTAWSLRLLADRGGEFRELWGAYVAGFALKGSVAGDDLSVALQSIIAFSKLRDGEASTLASTKVAFLGALLNVGHKDPLIPSIVWQNLHPLLAQEAAVDTLLDLAQGDDVQGLEALMPRALARIQSRPDLTPAQTVRIYERLSEGAKVGREAAGSLLVSLVNDVQSGAIHGERRAALKQAFTPKLAAILAKGPDTGHHWPALLLSGSWGDPQGVSAIKAALEAKPDDNRQIELLKALIASGDVAALEWSRQLLDRPALQEQVLFLMSRMDRPEVGQAVVRKYSALGPQVQPKAIELLTQRGPWAGELLAAVEQKQIAKEALNLNQLRRVGTFKDESVQNRFKALYGVLREGRNPNREQVINQTRDFLNGTPGDPMRGQAVFKKVCAQCHKIYGEGVEVGPDITSNGRASFEQMLSNVLDPSLVIGNGYQARILITADGRVLTGLPVEDSPERVILKVQGGKTETIPRDQIDEFRASEVSMMPEQLEKQLTPQELADLFSFIGLDKPPTDPAAKRLPGVPAHGK, from the coding sequence ATGTCGCCGGCGCGTCTTTCGTCGAGTCTTCTCGCCCTGCTGCTGTTGGCACAGGTCCCGGCCTTCGGTCAGAAGATCGCCGTTCCCCGCCGCCATGACCGGCCCCCCGGCCCCGCGCTGACGCCGGAGCAGGCGGTCCAGAGGATGACCGTTCCCGAAGGGTTTCACGTCGAGATCGTGGCGTCCGAGCCCGACGTCGTGAACCCGGTCGCGATGTTCATCGACGAGAAGGGGCGGTTCTGGGTTACCGAGAGCTTTGAGTACCCGCGCCGCGAGCCCGGACCGGGACGGGACCGGATCAAGGTCCTCGAAGACACCGACGACGACGGCAAGGTCGACAAGGTCACGATCTTCGCCGAGGGACTCAACATCCCGAGCGGGATCGCCGTCGGCTACGGCGGCGTGTGGGTCGCCAACGCTCCGGACCTCCTGTTCCTGCAGGACACAGACGGCGACCTCAAGGCGGACAAAACGGAAGTCCTCGTCAGCGGCTTCGGCCGGACGGACACGCACGAGCTGCCGAACTCGCTGACCTGGGGCCCGGACGGCTGGCTGTATGGACTCAACGGCGTCTTCAACTACTGCGACGTTCACTACGGCCCGAAGAATCCGAACTTCAAAGCGGATCATCCCGGCTGGAAGTTCACCTGCGCAGTGTGGCGGATCCACCCAAGAACCAAAGAATTCCAGATCTGGGCGGAAGGGACGAGCAATCCGTGGGGGATCGCCTTCAACGATGACGGCGAGATGTTCCTCTCCGCCTGCGTCATCGACCACCTCTGGCACATGACGGAGACCGGTTACTACATCCGCCAGGGGGGCCCGTATCCGCCGCACACGTGGCCGATCGGCTCGATCGTCAAGCACAAGCATCAGAAGGCGGCCTACTGCGGGATCACCTGGTTCGACAGCGACTGCTATCCCGAGCCGTACCGCAACGTCCTCTACATGGGGAACATCCACGGCGGCTGCATCAACGCCGACATTCTCGCACGGAACGGCTCGACCTACGCCGGCAAACCGCATCCCGGCTTCCCGGCGAAGACCGGGGCCTTCGACCTGCCGGACAACACCATCGCCAAAACGGGCGATGAGAAGAGCCCCAAGCTCGCCGACCTCCTGACCGCGAACGATCCGTGGTTCATGCCGGTCGTTCAGAAGACTGGTCCGGACGGTTGCCTGTACATCCTCGACTGGTACGACCGGTATCACTGCTATCAGGACGCGAATGCGGACCCGGACGGGATCGACCGCGGGAACGGACGGCTGTATCGCCTCGTCTACGGCGAGCGCAAGAAGCCGGCGGTCCGCGATCTGGCCACGCTGGAGCCCACGAAGCTCGCCGATGCCGCCCTCAATGGCGGCAACGAGTATGTCCGCGAGACCGCCCGGCAGATCCTGGCGGAGAAGCTCTCGGCGAAGGACGCGGGATCGAAGCCGGCGCTCGATCTCCTCCACGCGACCGTCGCCAATCCGAAGGCTCCCCAGGCGAAGCGGTTGCGGGCCCTGTGGACACTGGCCTCGGGCGAAAAGCTCCTGGCGGCGGACGATCTCACCCTGGCAATGGAAACGCGCGACGTCGTGACCGCCTGGTCACTTCGGCTCCTGGCCGATCGGGGCGGAGAGTTCCGCGAGCTGTGGGGAGCGTATGTCGCCGGATTCGCCCTTAAGGGGTCTGTGGCCGGCGACGACTTGAGCGTCGCGCTCCAGTCCATCATCGCCTTTTCCAAGCTCCGGGACGGAGAGGCCTCGACACTCGCGTCGACGAAGGTGGCCTTCCTCGGCGCGCTGCTGAACGTCGGACACAAGGACCCGCTGATTCCCTCGATCGTCTGGCAGAACCTGCATCCCCTGCTCGCTCAGGAGGCCGCAGTCGACACGCTGCTCGACCTGGCGCAGGGCGATGACGTTCAGGGACTCGAGGCTCTGATGCCCCGAGCGCTGGCGCGGATTCAGAGTCGTCCCGATCTGACGCCGGCACAGACCGTTCGAATCTATGAGCGTCTTTCCGAAGGGGCCAAAGTCGGCCGGGAGGCGGCGGGGAGCCTTCTCGTTTCGCTCGTGAACGATGTTCAATCGGGAGCCATTCACGGCGAACGGCGAGCAGCCCTCAAGCAGGCGTTCACTCCTAAGCTGGCCGCGATCCTGGCGAAGGGGCCGGATACAGGCCATCACTGGCCGGCTCTCCTTCTCAGCGGCAGCTGGGGCGATCCGCAAGGGGTCAGCGCGATCAAGGCGGCCCTCGAAGCGAAGCCAGACGACAATCGACAGATCGAGCTCCTCAAGGCCCTCATCGCGAGCGGCGACGTCGCGGCTCTCGAATGGTCGCGTCAGCTTCTGGACCGCCCGGCGCTCCAGGAACAGGTCCTGTTCCTGATGAGCCGGATGGACCGTCCGGAGGTCGGGCAGGCGGTCGTGCGGAAGTATTCGGCCCTCGGCCCGCAGGTGCAGCCGAAAGCGATCGAGCTCCTCACCCAGCGTGGACCGTGGGCCGGTGAGCTGCTCGCCGCCGTCGAACAGAAGCAGATCGCCAAGGAAGCGCTCAACCTCAACCAGCTCCGCCGCGTCGGGACGTTCAAGGACGAGAGCGTCCAGAACCGCTTCAAGGCCCTCTACGGCGTCCTCCGCGAGGGACGGAACCCTAACCGCGAGCAGGTCATCAATCAAACCCGCGACTTCCTCAACGGCACGCCGGGAGACCCCATGCGGGGACAGGCAGTCTTCAAGAAGGTCTGCGCCCAGTGCCACAAGATCTACGGCGAAGGGGTGGAGGTTGGGCCGGACATCACGTCGAACGGCCGGGCCAGCTTCGAGCAGATGCTCTCGAACGTCCTCGATCCATCGCTCGTCATCGGCAACGGCTACCAGGCCAGGATCCTGATCACGGCCGACGGCCGCGTCCTGACCGGTCTGCCGGTCGAGGACAGCCCGGAGCGGGTAATCCTCAAGGTCCAGGGAGGAAAGACGGAGACGATCCCCCGCGACCAGATCGACGAGTTCCGGGCGAGCGAAGTCTCGATGATGCCCGAGCAGCTCGAAAAGCAGCTCACCCCGCAGGAGCTGGCCGACCTGTTCTCCTTCATCGGCCTCGACAAGCCGCCGACCGATCCGGCGGCAAAGCGGCTGCCCGGCGTGCCCGCCCACGGGAAGTAG
- a CDS encoding ABC transporter ATP-binding protein, giving the protein MSAILPLPASKPRESHIRAVALSKAYRKGAGTVPVLRGVDVSVGRGEFVTIIGQSGSGKSTLLHVMGLLDTPENGEVRLDGHRIDDLPLTTRDELRNRVFGFVFQFYHLLPELTLLENVLSPLMIRYPVWTYLKRRREFRDSAKEILQRVGLGHRMSHRPSELSGGEMQRAAIARALIGRPQILLADEPTGNLDVHTGQEIMDVLTRLNADEKLTIIMVTHDNAIAHKAQRIVRLAEGRIQGLEEAA; this is encoded by the coding sequence ATGTCCGCCATCCTCCCTCTGCCGGCCTCGAAGCCCCGTGAGTCCCACATCCGTGCGGTGGCCCTCAGCAAAGCCTACCGCAAGGGAGCGGGGACCGTTCCCGTCCTGCGGGGAGTGGATGTCAGCGTCGGACGGGGGGAATTCGTCACGATCATCGGCCAGTCGGGCTCTGGCAAGAGCACGCTCCTGCACGTCATGGGGCTGCTCGACACCCCGGAGAACGGCGAGGTCCGTCTCGACGGCCACCGCATCGACGACCTGCCGCTGACGACCCGCGACGAACTGCGGAACCGGGTCTTCGGCTTCGTGTTCCAGTTCTACCACCTGCTGCCGGAACTGACGCTTCTCGAGAACGTCCTCTCGCCACTGATGATCCGGTATCCCGTCTGGACCTACCTGAAGCGGCGGCGGGAATTCCGGGACTCGGCCAAGGAGATCCTGCAGCGGGTCGGTCTGGGGCACCGGATGAGCCATCGGCCGTCGGAGCTCTCCGGGGGGGAAATGCAGCGGGCCGCGATCGCCCGGGCCCTGATCGGCCGCCCTCAAATTCTGCTTGCGGACGAACCCACCGGGAATCTCGATGTCCATACAGGGCAGGAGATCATGGACGTTCTGACCCGTTTGAACGCCGACGAGAAGCTGACTATCATCATGGTCACTCACGATAACGCCATAGCCCACAAGGCGCAGCGGATTGTCCGGCTGGCCGAGGGGCGGATTCAGGGGCTGGAAGAGGCTGCCTGA
- the ilvE gene encoding branched-chain-amino-acid transaminase, with protein MSVKVFINGKLLPKEQAVVNVYDHGLLYGDGVFEGIRVYSKNVFLLKEHVERLYESAKAIRLEIPMTPEAMTKAVQETVAANGIVDGYVRLVVTRGAGALGLDIRKTSDPQVIVIADTITLYPDELYEKGMAIITASTIRNHPGALSARIKSLNYLNNILAKIEGTDAGCAEALMLNHKGEVAECTGDNIFLVKNGVLKTPGPDAGILEGITRNAVMQLAREAGITVQECTLIRHDVYVADELFLTGTAAEVIPVVKIDGRVIGAGTPGPITQDLRQRFKKFARGEK; from the coding sequence ATGTCCGTCAAAGTCTTCATCAACGGCAAGCTGCTTCCGAAGGAACAGGCCGTCGTCAACGTCTACGACCACGGGCTGCTTTACGGCGACGGAGTGTTCGAAGGGATCCGGGTCTACAGCAAGAACGTGTTCCTGCTGAAGGAGCACGTCGAACGGCTCTACGAGAGCGCCAAGGCGATCCGACTCGAAATCCCGATGACGCCCGAGGCAATGACGAAGGCGGTCCAGGAGACGGTGGCGGCCAACGGCATCGTCGACGGCTACGTCCGGCTGGTCGTCACCCGCGGGGCAGGGGCCCTGGGGCTCGACATCCGCAAGACGAGCGACCCGCAGGTCATCGTCATTGCCGACACGATCACGCTCTACCCGGATGAGCTGTACGAAAAGGGAATGGCGATCATCACCGCCAGCACGATCCGGAACCATCCCGGCGCGCTGAGCGCCCGGATCAAGTCGCTGAACTACCTCAACAACATCCTGGCGAAGATCGAAGGGACCGACGCGGGCTGTGCCGAAGCCCTGATGCTGAACCACAAGGGGGAAGTCGCCGAGTGCACGGGGGACAACATTTTCCTCGTGAAGAACGGTGTCCTCAAGACCCCCGGTCCCGACGCCGGGATCCTGGAGGGGATCACCCGCAACGCCGTCATGCAGCTCGCCCGCGAGGCGGGGATCACCGTTCAGGAGTGCACGTTGATCCGGCATGACGTCTATGTCGCTGACGAGCTGTTCCTGACGGGAACCGCGGCGGAAGTCATCCCGGTCGTGAAGATCGACGGTCGCGTGATCGGGGCGGGAACGCCGGGGCCGATCACGCAGGACCTGCGGCAGCGGTTCAAGAAGTTCGCCCGCGGCGAGAAGTGA
- a CDS encoding exonuclease SbcCD subunit D, producing MSAGALPPTSSGAQAATTVRGNRGTRTTAGTLSGIHSSGFALDRPLDGVPDLPPRLRDLLIDARFRAAERVFGTAISHGAELILLAGDILSSDSGPGSRGPWFLREQFRRLETHGIHVVWAEPTAGLHRWIETHVGLPGNVTLLSEEASADLVLFNTNVRVHCRTSSSSLAVPKGGADWNLIVVPGLAVDPGLIRWADYVALGGPMRDSLHANVFAAGAPQGSGFEEAGIHGCLGFSLAVGRPPQTEFIASDVVRWVEEEHAVLPGTTADCLRSQLTHRLEEFSSAHSCDAWIARWTLDPQSPDTLAHCAADRLRSLQQDLQRVAAATEIPFWPASLSARFDSTASRFQASLPETLATILDGCRDWSAEQSSVHDLVALTAADGISVPDALRFVTPSQVHRSLQSRLSAEAVRVLAVHGFTALR from the coding sequence ATGAGTGCAGGAGCACTCCCCCCAACAAGCTCTGGGGCTCAGGCCGCGACAACGGTCCGAGGAAACCGGGGAACCCGCACAACCGCGGGAACACTTTCCGGAATTCATTCATCCGGATTCGCACTGGATCGCCCGCTCGACGGCGTTCCCGATCTCCCTCCGCGACTTCGCGACCTCCTCATCGACGCCCGCTTCCGCGCCGCGGAACGCGTCTTCGGCACCGCGATCTCCCACGGCGCGGAACTGATCCTCCTCGCGGGCGACATCCTCTCCAGCGACAGCGGTCCGGGCTCCCGAGGCCCCTGGTTCCTGCGGGAGCAGTTCCGCCGTCTCGAGACGCACGGCATTCACGTCGTCTGGGCCGAGCCGACCGCCGGCCTCCATCGCTGGATCGAGACCCACGTCGGACTCCCCGGCAACGTCACGCTCCTCTCCGAGGAGGCGTCGGCCGACCTCGTCCTCTTCAATACGAACGTCCGGGTCCATTGCCGCACGTCCTCGTCCTCCCTGGCCGTTCCTAAGGGGGGAGCCGACTGGAACCTGATCGTCGTTCCCGGTCTGGCGGTCGATCCCGGACTGATCCGCTGGGCCGACTATGTCGCCCTCGGCGGACCGATGCGGGACTCGCTCCACGCCAACGTCTTCGCCGCCGGCGCACCGCAGGGATCCGGCTTTGAAGAGGCGGGGATCCACGGCTGCCTCGGATTCTCCCTCGCCGTCGGCCGTCCGCCTCAGACGGAGTTTATCGCCTCCGACGTCGTCCGCTGGGTCGAAGAGGAACACGCCGTCCTGCCGGGAACCACCGCCGATTGCCTCCGCAGCCAGCTGACGCACCGCCTCGAAGAGTTTTCGTCGGCCCACTCCTGCGACGCCTGGATCGCCCGCTGGACGCTCGATCCCCAGTCGCCGGATACGCTGGCGCACTGTGCCGCGGATCGTCTGCGGAGCCTTCAGCAGGACCTCCAGCGCGTCGCCGCAGCAACCGAGATTCCGTTCTGGCCCGCCAGCCTCTCGGCCCGGTTCGATTCAACGGCGAGCCGGTTTCAGGCGTCTCTCCCCGAGACGCTGGCCACCATTCTGGACGGCTGCCGCGATTGGTCCGCTGAACAATCTTCGGTACACGACCTCGTCGCCCTGACCGCCGCCGACGGCATTTCCGTTCCGGACGCGCTGCGGTTCGTCACGCCGTCCCAGGTCCATCGTTCACTTCAGTCACGTCTCAGCGCCGAAGCGGTCCGCGTTCTTGCGGTTCACGGCTTCACGGCGCTTCGTTAG
- a CDS encoding transposase: MVGQSVLDRFIQQAPLCVMARATLEKVFAPQRLDALFQRTAVRQYERELLFSTVVDLMSLVVCRVTPSVHRAYQQKKAQIPVSIRALYDKLGHIEPATSRELVRQTASEMAELIRTLPAMAAPLLPGYRVKILDGNHLEGTEHRLKPLRTQGGGALPGQCVVLLDPQLRMILDVIPGLDAYTQECRLCLPLLEGIDPKDVVIDDRNFCTSELLFCLARHAAFFITRQHRGRLRWEVTGKAKSLGRGDSGRLTEEPVRLTDPTTGEVLPVRRITIELDEPTRDHDSTLHLLTNLPASEVTAAQVAELYRERWTIETAFQELTTHLRCELNTLGYPPAALFGFCTAVACYNVLAVVQAALASAHGQEFVDEQFSHWRMSDELSRTYVGMMIAIPADQWEQYGTLPTEALSRQLHVWAQSVDVMRYRKSIRGPKTRTKRPAARAQHISTDRLLKQRRSNTG; the protein is encoded by the coding sequence ATGGTTGGTCAATCGGTCCTCGACCGCTTCATTCAGCAGGCTCCGCTTTGTGTTATGGCCCGGGCGACGCTGGAGAAAGTCTTCGCCCCGCAGAGATTGGATGCCCTGTTTCAACGGACGGCTGTCCGACAGTACGAACGGGAGCTTCTGTTCTCGACCGTCGTCGATCTCATGAGCCTGGTCGTCTGTCGTGTCACGCCGTCCGTTCATCGGGCCTATCAGCAGAAGAAGGCCCAGATTCCCGTCTCCATCCGGGCTCTCTACGACAAACTGGGGCATATCGAACCGGCCACGTCCCGAGAACTGGTGCGGCAGACCGCCTCTGAGATGGCCGAGCTGATCCGGACGCTGCCGGCGATGGCGGCTCCCCTCCTTCCCGGATACCGGGTCAAGATTCTCGACGGCAACCACCTGGAGGGAACAGAGCATCGGCTCAAGCCGCTGCGAACTCAAGGAGGCGGAGCCTTGCCGGGCCAGTGTGTCGTCCTGCTCGATCCCCAGCTGCGGATGATCCTGGACGTGATTCCTGGTCTGGATGCCTACACCCAGGAGTGTCGTCTCTGCCTGCCTCTGTTGGAGGGGATCGACCCCAAGGATGTGGTGATCGACGATCGGAACTTCTGTACGAGCGAACTCCTGTTCTGTCTGGCCCGACACGCCGCGTTCTTCATCACCCGGCAGCATCGGGGCCGGCTGCGATGGGAGGTTACCGGGAAAGCCAAATCGCTCGGCCGGGGCGATTCCGGCCGCCTGACGGAAGAGCCTGTCCGCCTGACGGATCCCACAACCGGTGAGGTCCTGCCGGTCCGCAGAATCACCATCGAGTTGGACGAACCAACCCGGGATCACGACTCCACGCTCCACTTGCTGACGAACCTGCCCGCCAGTGAGGTCACCGCAGCACAGGTCGCTGAGCTGTATCGGGAGCGATGGACGATCGAGACAGCCTTCCAGGAACTGACGACACACCTGAGGTGTGAACTCAACACCCTTGGCTATCCGCCTGCGGCCCTCTTCGGCTTCTGCACGGCGGTTGCGTGCTACAACGTCCTGGCGGTCGTGCAGGCCGCTCTGGCTTCTGCTCATGGCCAGGAGTTCGTTGACGAGCAGTTCTCGCACTGGCGGATGTCGGATGAGCTCAGCCGCACCTACGTCGGGATGATGATCGCGATTCCGGCGGATCAATGGGAACAGTATGGAACTCTTCCCACCGAAGCTCTCAGCCGGCAGCTCCACGTCTGGGCCCAGAGCGTCGATGTCATGCGATATCGCAAATCGATTCGTGGTCCAAAGACACGCACCAAACGTCCAGCCGCGAGGGCTCAGCACATCTCGACCGACAGGCTTCTCAAGCAGCGGCGATCCAACACGGGATAG